In a genomic window of Balaenoptera ricei isolate mBalRic1 chromosome 3, mBalRic1.hap2, whole genome shotgun sequence:
- the LOC132363632 gene encoding zinc finger protein 706-like has product MARGQQKIQSQQKNAKKQAGQKKKQGHDQKPAAKAALIYTCTICKTQMPDPKTFKQHFESKHPKTPLPPELVDIQA; this is encoded by the coding sequence ATGGCTCGTGGACAGCAGAAGATTCAGTCTCAGCAGAAAAATGCCAAAAAGCAAGCtggacaaaagaagaaacaaggacATGACCAAAAGCCTGCTGCCAAAGCTGCCTTAATATATACCTGCACTATCTGTAAGACACAAATGCCAGACCCTAAGACCTTCAAGCAGCACTTTGAGAGCAAGCATCCTAAGACTCCACTTCCTCCAGAATTAGTTGATATTCAGGCATAA